Proteins encoded together in one Kutzneria kofuensis window:
- a CDS encoding MFS transporter yields MTVATGSALWAPDRRAATTGLLMLVTLAAFESMGVTTALPTLVHDLRGESLYSWPFTMFLATQVVGNVLGGRVCDRRGPAPMLIVGPLLFALGLLVAGTAGDMTQLLVGRALQGLGGGAEVVAVYVAIARVYPERDRPVVIGAMSAAWVVPSLVGPTIAGLVTQYLNWHWIFLGLVPFVLTGWALVVLVARRLPAFEPTDGQRRRGQVVAAVAAAVGLAVLGWAGDHPDAVGIAVVAAGLALLAPAVLVLLPKGTVTARVGLPSAVLARSLMSGAFMGSEAFLPLVLQQVHGYPPALAGVPLTTAAVGWAIGSWLQARRPGVSEALLMRWGFLGITSGVALVTLVAPAWGPAWLAGPAWAVSGIGMGLATSSVSVLVLRLSPETERGFNTAALQMSDLFGQSVLIGLGGVLVALLGPTAGWTPLNAVLVVSTLLGGLVLSRRAAG; encoded by the coding sequence GTGACTGTGGCTACGGGGAGCGCGCTCTGGGCGCCGGACCGCCGCGCGGCGACCACCGGCCTGCTGATGCTGGTGACGCTGGCGGCGTTCGAGTCGATGGGCGTGACCACGGCGCTGCCGACCCTGGTGCACGACCTGCGCGGCGAGTCGCTGTACTCGTGGCCGTTCACGATGTTCCTGGCGACGCAGGTGGTCGGCAACGTGCTGGGCGGCCGGGTGTGCGACCGCCGCGGGCCGGCGCCGATGCTGATCGTCGGGCCGTTGCTGTTCGCCCTCGGGCTGCTGGTCGCGGGCACCGCCGGCGACATGACGCAGCTGCTGGTCGGCCGCGCGCTACAGGGTCTCGGCGGTGGCGCGGAGGTTGTCGCGGTGTACGTGGCGATCGCGAGGGTGTACCCGGAGCGGGACCGGCCGGTCGTCATCGGGGCGATGTCGGCGGCCTGGGTGGTGCCGTCGCTGGTCGGGCCGACCATCGCCGGCCTGGTCACGCAGTACCTCAACTGGCACTGGATCTTCCTCGGCCTGGTCCCGTTCGTGCTGACCGGGTGGGCGCTGGTGGTGCTCGTGGCCCGCCGGCTGCCGGCGTTCGAGCCGACGGACGGACAGCGCCGCCGAGGGCAGGTCGTCGCCGCCGTGGCGGCCGCGGTCGGGCTGGCGGTGCTGGGCTGGGCCGGTGATCACCCGGACGCCGTCGGCATCGCGGTCGTCGCGGCGGGGTTGGCCCTGCTGGCGCCGGCCGTGCTGGTGCTGCTGCCGAAGGGCACGGTGACCGCGCGGGTCGGACTGCCCAGCGCGGTGCTGGCCCGAAGCCTGATGTCCGGGGCGTTCATGGGCAGCGAGGCGTTCCTGCCGCTGGTGTTGCAGCAGGTGCACGGCTACCCGCCGGCGTTGGCCGGGGTGCCGCTGACCACCGCCGCGGTGGGCTGGGCGATCGGCTCGTGGCTGCAGGCGCGGCGTCCGGGCGTGAGCGAAGCCCTGCTCATGCGATGGGGCTTTCTCGGCATCACGTCCGGAGTGGCGCTGGTGACGCTGGTCGCGCCCGCATGGGGGCCGGCGTGGCTGGCGGGACCGGCGTGGGCTGTCTCCGGCATCGGCATGGGCCTGGCCACGTCGAGCGTGTCCGTGCTGGTGCTGCGCCTGTCACCGGAGACGGAACGCGGCTTCAACACGGCCGCGTTGCAGATGTCCGACCTGTTCGGGCAGTCCGTGCTCATCGGCCTCGGCGGTGTGCTCGTGGCCCTGCTCGGGCCGACCGCCGGCTGGACGCCCCTGAACGCCGTGCTCGTCGTGTCGACGCTGCTCGGCGGGCTGGTGCTCAGCCGGCGGGCCGCCGGATAG
- a CDS encoding methyltransferase, producing the protein MNDDTWAELADQFADEAYASVKGYVRTYVLHRQLLDHLPPPPAPVLDVGGGAGHQSFPLAQAGYDVTLLDPSEAMLAKARERLARLPSEVRQRVTFVHADGENAVQAVDGRRFAAVLCHGVLGYLDHPEPLINQLCLCAADGGIVSIMTANAHAMAVRPAMERRWADALAAFDSRTEIGVLGVPGRADTVEELSSVLRSQGVEPLGWYGVWLFVDWFEFSGTDLDPADAPRIAAVELEASRRDPYRGLSRVFHLVGRKAGPPEPGPAARGTDADTG; encoded by the coding sequence GTGAACGATGACACCTGGGCCGAGCTGGCCGACCAGTTCGCCGACGAGGCCTACGCCTCCGTGAAGGGGTATGTGCGGACCTACGTGCTGCACCGGCAGCTGCTCGATCACCTGCCGCCCCCTCCCGCCCCTGTTCTCGACGTCGGCGGCGGGGCCGGCCACCAGTCGTTTCCGCTGGCCCAGGCCGGTTACGACGTGACACTCCTCGACCCTTCCGAGGCGATGCTGGCCAAGGCCCGCGAGCGCCTCGCCCGACTGCCGTCCGAGGTCCGGCAGCGGGTCACCTTCGTGCACGCCGACGGCGAGAACGCGGTTCAGGCCGTCGACGGCCGCCGCTTCGCCGCCGTCCTGTGCCACGGCGTGCTGGGCTACCTCGATCACCCGGAGCCCCTCATCAACCAGCTGTGCCTCTGCGCCGCCGACGGCGGCATCGTCTCCATCATGACCGCCAACGCCCACGCCATGGCCGTCCGCCCCGCCATGGAACGCCGCTGGGCCGACGCCCTCGCCGCCTTCGACTCCCGTACCGAGATCGGCGTCCTCGGCGTCCCCGGCCGCGCCGACACCGTCGAGGAACTCAGCTCCGTCCTCCGGAGCCAGGGTGTCGAACCCCTTGGCTGGTACGGGGTCTGGCTGTTCGTCGACTGGTTCGAGTTCAGCGGCACCGACCTCGACCCCGCCGACGCACCGCGGATAGCCGCCGTCGAACTCGAAGCCAGCCGCCGCGACCCGTACCGGGGACTCAGCCGCGTCTTCCACCTCGTGGGCCGGAAAGCAGGGCCGCCAGAGCCCGGGCCGGCCGCTAGGGGAACGGATGCGGATACGGGTTGA
- a CDS encoding TOMM precursor leader peptide-binding protein — protein sequence MSPRARVGLSGSGALHAVIGKLLADQAGLVPVTVDDPADGLDRVRALVLASDAWDTRAHAAARTACAEAGIPWLPVFTRLGHAVIGPVTRPGVAGCASCADLRAARARQRGAELDAVWERNADAFVSRPSSWLTALGCHAVAALAVEEVRRLVDGSTLPRTDKAVLHLHLADVTVTTHTFLPDPLCPACGSLPDDTAEGAEITLSPRPKPAPDTYRLRSVADERDELIRTYVDGETGLIRAVDMGDEAGIAVAVASMGLRGGGNGVEWSWGRSDSYRTSELTAVLESIERWGGMQPGGKRTTVRARYAEVRGEAIDPRSLGLYPPERYGPSFPFARFDDDLELDWVWGYSFAHRRPVLVPESCAYYGLHRTKPREPKIAFETSNGCALGGCLEEAILHGILEVAERDAFLMTWYARMAVPRIDLDSARDRRIPLLRQRIEDETGWRILAFDTTVEQRIPCVWLLAVNSPGGGDVARTVSTGGAHLDPEHALRNALFELGPVMSGLNRTYLENADRARRMAEDSSLVHRMPDHSLLYASPAVFDRFDFLIASAGRRTLAEMAAARPPADNLDLTSDLIDMVGRYLDTGLDVVVVDQTTPEHRVGGFSCVKVIIPGTLPMTFGHEFRRVHGLPRLHRVPQALGYRDMPLRPEEINPYPHPFP from the coding sequence ATGAGCCCCCGGGCGCGCGTCGGTCTCAGCGGTTCCGGCGCGTTGCACGCCGTGATCGGGAAACTCCTGGCCGACCAGGCCGGGCTCGTGCCCGTCACCGTCGACGACCCGGCCGACGGGCTCGACCGGGTCCGGGCACTCGTGCTGGCCAGCGACGCCTGGGACACCCGGGCCCACGCCGCTGCCCGGACCGCCTGCGCCGAGGCGGGAATTCCCTGGCTTCCGGTCTTCACCAGGCTCGGGCACGCGGTGATCGGGCCCGTGACGCGGCCCGGCGTGGCGGGCTGCGCGAGCTGCGCCGACCTGCGCGCCGCCAGGGCCCGGCAGCGAGGGGCGGAACTCGACGCGGTGTGGGAGCGCAACGCCGACGCCTTCGTGAGCCGTCCGTCCTCCTGGCTCACGGCCCTCGGCTGTCACGCCGTCGCCGCCCTGGCGGTCGAGGAGGTCCGGCGGCTGGTCGACGGCTCCACCCTGCCCCGCACCGACAAGGCCGTGCTGCATCTGCACCTGGCCGACGTCACCGTCACCACGCACACGTTCCTGCCCGATCCGCTGTGCCCGGCGTGCGGCTCCCTGCCCGACGACACGGCGGAGGGAGCCGAGATCACCCTGTCCCCGCGACCGAAGCCGGCGCCGGACACCTACCGGCTGCGGTCGGTCGCCGACGAGCGTGACGAGCTGATCCGGACGTACGTCGACGGCGAGACCGGCCTGATCCGGGCGGTGGACATGGGGGACGAGGCCGGGATCGCGGTCGCGGTGGCGTCGATGGGCCTGCGCGGCGGCGGGAACGGCGTGGAGTGGAGTTGGGGGCGCAGCGACAGCTATCGGACCAGCGAGTTGACCGCGGTCCTCGAATCGATCGAGCGCTGGGGCGGAATGCAGCCCGGGGGGAAGCGGACCACCGTGCGCGCCCGGTACGCGGAGGTTCGCGGGGAGGCGATCGACCCGCGTTCGCTCGGGCTGTACCCGCCGGAGCGCTACGGGCCGTCGTTCCCGTTCGCCCGGTTCGACGACGACCTGGAACTGGACTGGGTGTGGGGCTATTCCTTCGCCCACCGTCGTCCCGTGCTGGTGCCCGAGAGCTGTGCGTACTACGGCCTGCACCGCACCAAGCCGCGCGAACCCAAGATCGCCTTCGAGACCTCCAACGGGTGCGCGCTGGGTGGCTGCCTGGAGGAGGCCATCCTGCACGGGATCCTTGAGGTGGCCGAACGCGACGCCTTCCTGATGACCTGGTACGCCCGGATGGCGGTGCCCCGGATCGACCTGGACTCGGCCCGTGACCGCCGGATCCCGTTGCTGCGCCAGCGGATCGAGGACGAGACCGGGTGGCGGATCCTCGCCTTCGACACCACCGTCGAGCAGCGGATCCCGTGCGTGTGGCTGCTGGCGGTGAACTCGCCGGGTGGCGGCGACGTGGCCAGGACGGTGTCCACCGGCGGGGCGCACCTGGACCCGGAGCACGCGCTGCGCAATGCCCTGTTCGAGCTGGGGCCGGTCATGAGCGGCCTCAACCGGACGTATCTCGAGAACGCCGACCGCGCGCGGCGGATGGCCGAGGACTCGTCGCTGGTCCACCGGATGCCCGACCATTCGCTGCTGTACGCCAGCCCGGCGGTGTTCGACCGCTTCGACTTCCTGATCGCCTCCGCCGGCCGGCGCACGCTGGCGGAGATGGCCGCCGCCCGCCCGCCCGCCGACAATCTCGACCTGACCAGCGACCTGATCGACATGGTCGGGCGCTACCTCGACACCGGGCTCGATGTCGTCGTCGTGGACCAGACCACGCCGGAACACCGGGTCGGCGGGTTCAGCTGCGTCAAGGTGATCATCCCGGGGACGCTGCCGATGACCTTCGGGCACGAGTTCCGGCGGGTGCACGGCCTGCCCCGGCTGCACCGTGTCCCGCAGGCGCTCGGCTACCGCGATATGCCGCTGCGGCCGGAGGAGATCAACCCGTATCCGCATCCGTTCCCCTAG
- a CDS encoding YcaO-like family protein translates to MKPQLARDAYFAPVPDGVYWLTNKGPVTLTGKTIAAWIDRLAPFLDGQRSLDELVAHLPVDRGAFVSDVVRTLHERGLVKDVSARGLPPDQVLAPHAAEVHFIDDFVDTAVVRFVQYRNCPTVLIGAGRSLVACAAAGPRSGMDNVTVVVTDDCATDLDELTGVLGGSRRRGADRLVVGEPEPDRLERMVADATVVVHVSDSESPARTRLLTRICRHSGTRLVQVVMTGAEAWIGPLPSTGRAGWDDARLRLSLPEREDSAEPAPPDVAAVLADHVVHRVFREVTGLVDTDDVGPRLARFDLRTLSTTYHRVLPHPFAGSARPQTADEFRHTVNQLSRGPRLDEETFSRRAAELVDDRLGPFRAIGERDFAQLPLHVSEVTVADPLGLLGERRAPVPVIAAGPDFAAARHRAAVRAFAVHGSLFVDPRRLLAASDEPTGGDDPAEGLVALTAGEPRGRVWGTRLTDGEPCEVPVETVFPVLRSRSVRAALSAGATAGYDWAEAVTAGVAGRCLDLTVAELAGAGRQPLSVVDIRYTFLDEIGQRYRRLLAALDAAVWVYDATGSLDVPTYAFCLGTETVCYTSAPRVTDALRDGLEQVLLACQARMHGQNAYAPPPVPQLPPRLRGDEPARQRPDTGLRNMVEALCSNGRVPVAVPLDHDPEMSEVMPYAVQVVLR, encoded by the coding sequence ATGAAACCCCAACTCGCCCGGGACGCGTACTTCGCGCCGGTCCCCGACGGGGTGTACTGGCTCACCAACAAGGGACCGGTCACGCTGACCGGCAAGACCATCGCCGCGTGGATCGACCGGCTGGCCCCGTTCCTCGACGGGCAGCGGTCCCTGGACGAACTCGTCGCGCACCTGCCGGTGGACCGGGGCGCCTTCGTCAGCGACGTCGTGCGCACCCTGCACGAGCGCGGGCTCGTGAAGGACGTCTCGGCGCGCGGCCTGCCGCCGGACCAGGTGCTCGCGCCGCACGCGGCCGAGGTGCACTTCATCGACGACTTCGTCGACACCGCCGTCGTGCGGTTCGTCCAGTACCGCAACTGCCCGACGGTGTTGATCGGCGCCGGCCGGAGCCTGGTCGCCTGCGCGGCCGCCGGGCCGCGGTCGGGCATGGACAACGTGACGGTGGTGGTGACGGACGACTGCGCGACCGATCTGGACGAGCTCACGGGCGTGCTCGGGGGTTCCCGGCGCCGCGGGGCCGACCGGCTGGTGGTCGGCGAGCCCGAGCCGGACCGGCTGGAGCGAATGGTCGCCGACGCCACCGTGGTCGTGCATGTCTCGGACAGCGAATCGCCGGCCCGGACCCGGCTGCTGACGCGAATCTGCCGGCACAGCGGGACCCGGCTGGTGCAGGTGGTCATGACCGGCGCTGAGGCGTGGATCGGTCCGCTGCCGTCGACGGGCCGGGCCGGTTGGGACGACGCGCGGCTGCGGCTTTCGCTGCCGGAGCGGGAGGACAGCGCCGAGCCGGCGCCGCCGGACGTCGCCGCCGTGCTGGCCGATCACGTGGTCCACCGGGTGTTCCGCGAGGTGACCGGTCTCGTCGACACCGACGATGTCGGCCCCCGGCTGGCTCGGTTCGACCTGCGGACCCTGAGCACGACGTACCACAGGGTGCTGCCGCATCCGTTCGCCGGTTCGGCGCGGCCGCAGACGGCCGACGAGTTCCGGCACACCGTCAACCAGTTGAGCCGTGGGCCCCGGCTGGACGAGGAGACGTTCTCGCGCCGGGCCGCCGAGCTCGTCGACGACCGTCTCGGGCCGTTCCGGGCGATCGGCGAGCGGGACTTCGCCCAGCTTCCGCTGCACGTGTCCGAGGTGACCGTCGCGGACCCGCTCGGCCTGCTGGGCGAGCGGCGCGCACCGGTCCCGGTGATCGCCGCCGGCCCGGACTTCGCCGCCGCTCGCCACCGTGCGGCGGTGCGGGCGTTCGCCGTCCACGGGTCACTGTTCGTCGATCCCCGTCGGCTGCTGGCCGCGTCCGACGAGCCGACCGGCGGGGACGACCCGGCCGAGGGCCTCGTCGCTCTCACCGCCGGCGAGCCGAGGGGCCGGGTGTGGGGAACGCGCCTGACCGACGGCGAACCGTGCGAGGTGCCCGTCGAAACCGTGTTTCCGGTGCTGCGTTCCCGATCGGTCCGGGCCGCCTTGTCCGCCGGGGCCACCGCGGGGTACGACTGGGCCGAGGCCGTGACCGCTGGCGTCGCCGGGCGCTGCCTCGACCTGACCGTCGCCGAACTCGCCGGAGCCGGCCGGCAGCCACTGTCCGTTGTGGACATTCGGTACACGTTCCTCGACGAGATCGGCCAGCGCTACCGTCGGCTGCTGGCGGCGCTCGACGCGGCCGTGTGGGTCTACGACGCCACCGGATCGCTCGATGTCCCCACGTACGCGTTCTGCCTCGGCACCGAGACCGTGTGCTACACCAGCGCTCCCCGGGTGACCGACGCGCTGCGCGACGGCCTCGAACAGGTCCTGCTGGCCTGCCAGGCCCGCATGCACGGCCAGAACGCCTACGCGCCGCCGCCGGTGCCACAACTGCCGCCGCGGCTGCGCGGTGACGAGCCCGCCCGCCAACGACCGGACACCGGGCTGCGCAACATGGTCGAAGCGCTGTGCAGCAACGGCCGGGTCCCGGTCGCGGTGCCCCTCGACCACGATCCCGAGATGAGTGAGGTCATGCCCTACGCCGTACAGGTGGTGCTGCGATGA
- a CDS encoding SagB/ThcOx family dehydrogenase produces MIDGPTHMTLSETVRLLPGVHCAVGEGGEVFLVARPRSESLGRLTADQLVTLRRLATACTVDDLLDDGLTMPLLERLRSGGWLTTTVWGNENLPLYTLRPRRRRRGAGQDPVPARVLLSRFAVLRRDGADILVESAAATCDVHIHDPRVLAFVAATLTPMSRVDAPDQLSAEVGRRLVVDLWREGFLTHQPDAETEELRLAQWSAHELWFHHHSSKIDGTGGTYWAKGRFAPLAGRHRPFDGPDVPLAKPDLDRLRTTDPTLTAVIEDRGSVREGDEDNPLTLDQLGEFLFRCARVRGVGVHGGQEISDRPYPAGGGLHELEIYPVVRSVTGLHAGLYHYDAHSHRLTRGPAHPAPVRALLKWAGLPQVLLVVTARFGRLMWKYEGTGYALMLKHVGVLYQNMYLVATAMGLAPCAIAVGAADFFAEATGLDPMTESSVGAFTLGSRRPSPSTGADREGRP; encoded by the coding sequence GTGATCGACGGCCCCACCCACATGACGTTGTCCGAGACCGTGCGGCTGCTCCCCGGCGTGCACTGCGCCGTGGGCGAGGGCGGCGAGGTGTTCCTGGTCGCCCGTCCGCGCAGCGAGTCGCTGGGACGGCTGACCGCCGACCAGCTCGTGACCCTGCGCCGGCTGGCCACCGCCTGCACCGTGGACGACCTGCTGGACGACGGGCTCACCATGCCGCTGCTGGAACGGTTGCGGTCGGGGGGATGGCTCACGACCACGGTCTGGGGCAACGAGAACCTGCCGCTGTACACGTTGCGGCCACGCCGCCGGCGGCGCGGCGCCGGGCAGGATCCGGTGCCGGCCCGCGTCCTGCTGTCCCGCTTCGCCGTGCTGCGCCGCGACGGCGCGGACATTCTCGTCGAGTCGGCGGCGGCCACCTGCGACGTGCACATCCACGATCCCCGGGTGCTGGCGTTCGTGGCCGCAACGCTGACCCCGATGTCCCGCGTCGACGCCCCCGACCAGCTCTCCGCGGAGGTCGGCCGAAGGCTGGTCGTGGACCTGTGGCGGGAGGGTTTCCTCACGCACCAGCCGGACGCCGAGACCGAGGAGCTGCGCCTGGCTCAGTGGAGCGCGCACGAACTGTGGTTCCACCACCACAGCAGCAAGATCGACGGCACCGGCGGCACCTACTGGGCGAAGGGGCGGTTCGCCCCGCTGGCCGGACGCCACCGCCCCTTCGACGGGCCGGACGTCCCCCTGGCGAAACCGGACCTGGACCGGCTGCGCACGACCGACCCCACGCTCACGGCGGTGATCGAGGACCGCGGTTCGGTGCGGGAAGGCGACGAGGACAACCCGCTCACGCTCGACCAGCTCGGCGAGTTCCTCTTCCGCTGCGCGAGGGTGCGCGGCGTCGGCGTGCACGGCGGCCAGGAGATCTCCGACCGGCCCTATCCGGCCGGTGGCGGCCTGCACGAACTCGAGATCTATCCCGTGGTGCGCTCGGTCACCGGGCTGCACGCCGGGCTCTACCACTACGACGCCCACTCCCACCGGCTCACCCGTGGGCCGGCCCATCCGGCCCCGGTGCGGGCACTGCTGAAGTGGGCCGGCCTGCCGCAGGTGCTGCTCGTGGTCACCGCCCGGTTCGGCCGGTTGATGTGGAAGTACGAGGGCACGGGGTACGCCCTGATGCTCAAGCACGTCGGCGTGCTGTACCAGAACATGTACCTCGTCGCGACCGCGATGGGGCTGGCTCCGTGCGCGATCGCGGTGGGAGCCGCCGATTTCTTCGCCGAGGCGACCGGCCTGGACCCGATGACCGAATCGAGCGTGGGCGCGTTCACGTTGGGCAGCCGGCGGCCGTCGCCGTCCACCGGCGCCGACCGGGAAGGCAGGCCCTGA
- a CDS encoding thiopeptide maturation pyridine synthase, which yields MRWRSVHVYYYDDDKTGLVLDAVRPLFRQLPAGVRAYYVPHWLKGPHLRLNFEAGQRMYDEFVLPAVREVVGGYLRDQPSTAIVDPRQLHAQHARLAELEQERGDLVPLRPDNSIHEADYDQRLHVLGTTAAADLLADFYVDTTPLAFDMTEALRGGRQLLRLGFDLMVATAHALSGIGFARGFVSFRSHAEAFLSWMPEGEGLRPAWQRHYEQHAEALTGRVQAVLATVDAAGPCVPFVRPWVEVMTPYWRRGAELIESDLLRFAAGPRSDSAEYAERMRRSPLHRARKDVVVDPVWFAKFRLMLNYTYLHLTRLGLAPAERFLLCHLAANAAEDLFGRPAAEVSLPAPGDAADPRELVLRGTT from the coding sequence GTGCGGTGGCGCAGCGTGCACGTCTACTACTACGACGACGACAAGACCGGCCTCGTCCTGGACGCGGTGCGGCCGCTGTTCCGGCAGCTGCCCGCCGGCGTGCGGGCCTACTACGTGCCACACTGGCTGAAGGGACCGCATCTGCGGCTCAATTTCGAGGCCGGCCAACGGATGTACGACGAGTTCGTGCTGCCGGCGGTGCGTGAGGTGGTGGGCGGCTATCTCCGTGACCAGCCGTCCACCGCGATCGTCGACCCGCGGCAGTTGCACGCCCAGCACGCGCGGCTGGCCGAACTGGAACAGGAACGCGGCGACCTGGTGCCGCTGCGGCCGGACAACTCCATCCACGAGGCGGACTACGACCAGCGGCTGCACGTGCTCGGCACCACGGCCGCGGCCGACCTGCTCGCCGACTTCTACGTCGACACCACGCCGCTGGCCTTCGACATGACCGAAGCCCTGCGGGGCGGCCGGCAGCTGCTGCGACTGGGCTTCGACCTGATGGTGGCCACCGCGCACGCCCTGTCCGGTATCGGCTTCGCGCGGGGGTTCGTGTCGTTCCGTTCGCACGCCGAGGCGTTCCTGTCGTGGATGCCCGAGGGTGAGGGCCTGCGCCCGGCCTGGCAGCGGCACTACGAGCAGCATGCGGAAGCGCTGACCGGCAGGGTCCAGGCGGTGCTCGCCACCGTCGACGCCGCCGGGCCGTGCGTGCCGTTCGTCCGGCCGTGGGTGGAGGTGATGACGCCGTACTGGCGGCGTGGGGCGGAACTCATCGAATCCGACCTGCTCAGGTTCGCGGCCGGCCCGCGTTCGGACAGCGCCGAGTACGCCGAGCGAATGCGCCGCAGCCCGCTGCACCGGGCTCGCAAGGACGTCGTGGTGGACCCGGTCTGGTTCGCCAAGTTCCGACTGATGCTCAACTACACCTACCTGCACCTGACCAGGCTGGGGCTGGCCCCGGCCGAGCGTTTCCTGCTGTGCCATCTCGCGGCCAACGCGGCGGAGGACCTCTTCGGGCGACCGGCGGCCGAAGTGTCGCTCCCGGCGCCGGGCGACGCGGCCGACCCCCGTGAGCTCGTTCTGCGTGGTACGACGTGA
- a CDS encoding lantibiotic dehydratase C-terminal domain-containing protein produces the protein MSGHDWVSAHVFYHGDLDVLVGELISPLTRELTRRRLARQFFFLRYWDGGPHVRLRVRPARGRSGVEVRELVERRCDEYLRRRPAPDRLDEKEYARSAAHMAQWEATTPLPRMYPNNSVVFIPYVREGHRFGDGKSILAIERHFGESSQIALEMLAARPSPDQRATLAFCLILLTWFLCVPESAQLRTYLGVSSAGLATLPPGWDKQAVSEMEERYRRQYERLHAIAERMRAATSVLHLLPHKGTNTLWARSVTRARDVVADEIAHGRFVPRRPNRAGAVDTQAAVLRVLDQCAHLMCNRIGLSIGGESALRYLAGRTIHDLTKES, from the coding sequence GTGAGCGGGCATGACTGGGTCAGCGCCCACGTGTTCTACCACGGAGATCTTGACGTCCTGGTCGGGGAGTTGATCTCCCCGCTGACCAGGGAACTGACGCGGCGAAGACTGGCACGGCAGTTCTTCTTCCTGCGCTACTGGGACGGCGGCCCGCACGTTCGCCTGCGGGTGCGCCCCGCGCGGGGCCGGTCCGGCGTCGAGGTGCGGGAACTGGTCGAGCGACGCTGCGACGAGTACCTGCGACGACGCCCGGCGCCGGACCGCCTCGACGAGAAGGAGTACGCCCGCTCCGCCGCCCACATGGCGCAGTGGGAGGCGACGACGCCGCTGCCCCGCATGTACCCGAACAACTCGGTGGTGTTCATCCCGTACGTGCGGGAGGGTCACCGGTTCGGCGACGGCAAGTCCATTCTGGCCATCGAACGGCATTTCGGCGAGTCCAGCCAGATCGCGCTGGAGATGCTGGCCGCGCGGCCGTCCCCCGATCAGCGAGCCACCCTCGCGTTCTGCCTGATCCTGCTGACGTGGTTCCTGTGCGTGCCGGAATCGGCCCAGCTGCGGACGTATCTGGGCGTGTCCTCCGCGGGGCTCGCGACGCTGCCCCCGGGATGGGACAAGCAGGCCGTGAGCGAGATGGAGGAGCGGTACCGCCGGCAGTACGAGCGGCTGCACGCGATCGCCGAGCGGATGCGGGCCGCCACCTCGGTGCTGCACCTGTTGCCGCACAAGGGCACGAACACCCTGTGGGCACGGTCGGTGACGCGGGCCCGGGACGTGGTCGCGGACGAGATCGCGCACGGCCGGTTCGTGCCGCGGCGGCCGAACCGCGCCGGGGCCGTCGACACCCAGGCCGCGGTGCTGCGGGTGCTCGACCAGTGCGCACACCTGATGTGCAACCGGATCGGCCTGTCCATCGGCGGCGAAAGCGCGCTGCGGTACCTGGCCGGCCGGACCATCCACGACCTGACCAAGGAGAGCTGA